One window of Mesorhizobium loti R88b genomic DNA carries:
- a CDS encoding DMT family transporter, whose protein sequence is MSQPVAQNSTIRNVLLAGILLMLAGDFLFALNDAMGKWLVASFSVGQVVLIRSIGAFIVLGPMIANQGAGKLFQMERPGLQILRVMATTLDTALFYAAVVYLPLADVMSFYMAGPIYVAALSHFLLGEKVGWRRWLAILLGFCGVLIMLKPSSAAFSLSSSFALVGSIAFAFAIILNRRLRGTSDTNLVTWQTIGTLLVGGVLTIGAWRTPSALDFGAMLLLGIVSCGAHLMITRALKLAPASTLAPLHYTLLLWAVVFGLVFFGDVPGPRILIGSGIVVLAGLFIFHRQKVVETTVPPENVPKGVN, encoded by the coding sequence ATGTCGCAGCCCGTGGCGCAGAATTCGACCATCAGGAACGTGCTTCTGGCCGGCATTCTGCTGATGCTGGCCGGCGATTTCCTGTTTGCGTTGAACGACGCGATGGGCAAGTGGCTGGTCGCCAGCTTCTCCGTCGGCCAGGTCGTGCTGATCCGCTCGATTGGCGCCTTCATCGTGCTCGGCCCGATGATCGCCAACCAGGGTGCCGGCAAGCTGTTCCAGATGGAGCGGCCCGGGCTGCAGATCCTGCGCGTGATGGCGACGACGCTGGACACCGCGTTGTTCTACGCCGCCGTCGTCTATCTGCCGCTTGCCGATGTGATGAGCTTCTATATGGCCGGGCCGATCTATGTCGCGGCGCTGTCGCATTTCCTGCTTGGCGAAAAGGTCGGTTGGCGCCGCTGGCTGGCGATCCTGCTCGGTTTCTGCGGCGTCCTGATCATGTTGAAGCCATCATCCGCGGCATTCTCCCTGTCGTCGAGCTTTGCGCTGGTCGGCAGCATCGCCTTTGCCTTTGCCATCATCCTCAACCGCCGTTTGCGTGGCACCAGCGACACCAACCTGGTGACATGGCAGACGATCGGCACGCTGCTGGTCGGCGGCGTGCTGACCATCGGCGCCTGGCGCACGCCCTCGGCACTCGATTTCGGTGCCATGCTGCTGCTCGGCATTGTCTCCTGCGGTGCGCATCTGATGATCACCAGGGCGCTCAAGCTGGCGCCGGCCTCGACGCTGGCGCCGCTGCACTACACGCTGCTCCTGTGGGCGGTGGTGTTCGGACTGGTGTTCTTCGGCGACGTTCCCGGTCCGCGCATCCTGATCGGCTCCGGCATCGTCGTTCTGGCCGGCCTGTTCATCTTCCACCGTCAGAAAGTGGTCGAGACCACCGTACCACCCGAAAACGTGCCCAAGGGGGTAAACTAG
- a CDS encoding amidohydrolase family protein translates to MDFDLIVRGGTLPDGRIADIGISGETIAAIEPTLPGSGQTEVDARSNLVSPPFVDPHFHMDATLSYGIPRINASGTLLEGIALWGELKPLLTHQAVRDRALAYCDWAVSMGLLAIRTHVDVCDDRLLAVEALLDVKKTIAPYIDLQLVAFPQDGFYRSPTARENTIRALDMGVDIIGGIPHFERTMADGARSVTELCEIAAKRGLMVDLHCDETDDPLSRHIEQLAYETQRLGLQGKVAGSHLTSMHSMDNYYVSKLLPLIAEAGVSAIPNPLINIMLQGRHDSFPKRRGLTRVKEMQALGIRVGWGQDCVLDPWYSLGTADMLDVAFMGLHVAQMSSPADMARCFDMVTNVNAAIMGLDHLGLAVGKRASLVVLDAGNPIEALRLRAERICVIARGKVVAERTRPDTKLSIPGRPAQVNRRHITT, encoded by the coding sequence ATGGATTTCGACCTTATCGTTCGTGGCGGCACACTGCCGGATGGCAGGATTGCCGACATCGGCATCAGCGGTGAGACGATCGCGGCGATCGAGCCCACACTGCCGGGTTCGGGACAAACCGAGGTCGACGCCCGCAGTAATCTGGTGTCGCCACCCTTCGTCGACCCGCATTTCCACATGGACGCCACGCTGTCCTACGGCATTCCGCGCATCAACGCCTCAGGCACGCTGCTCGAAGGCATTGCATTGTGGGGCGAACTGAAGCCGCTTTTGACGCATCAGGCGGTGCGCGACCGCGCACTGGCCTATTGCGACTGGGCGGTCTCGATGGGCCTGCTCGCCATCCGCACCCATGTCGACGTCTGCGACGACCGGCTGCTGGCGGTCGAGGCCCTGCTCGACGTGAAGAAGACGATCGCGCCCTATATCGACCTGCAGCTGGTAGCGTTCCCGCAGGACGGCTTCTATCGCTCGCCGACGGCACGTGAAAACACCATTCGGGCGCTCGACATGGGCGTCGACATCATCGGCGGCATCCCGCATTTCGAGCGCACCATGGCTGATGGCGCGCGTTCGGTTACCGAACTCTGCGAGATCGCGGCAAAACGCGGGCTGATGGTCGACCTGCATTGTGACGAGACCGACGACCCGCTGTCGCGCCATATCGAACAGCTTGCCTATGAAACGCAGCGCCTCGGCCTGCAGGGTAAAGTCGCCGGCTCGCATCTCACTTCCATGCATTCGATGGACAATTACTATGTCTCGAAACTCTTGCCGCTGATCGCCGAGGCCGGCGTTTCCGCCATTCCCAATCCGCTGATCAACATCATGCTGCAGGGCCGGCACGACAGCTTCCCGAAGCGCCGTGGCCTGACCCGGGTCAAGGAGATGCAGGCGCTGGGCATCCGTGTCGGCTGGGGCCAGGATTGCGTGCTCGATCCCTGGTATTCGCTGGGCACCGCCGACATGCTCGACGTCGCCTTCATGGGCCTGCATGTTGCCCAGATGTCGAGCCCGGCCGACATGGCGCGCTGCTTCGACATGGTCACCAACGTCAACGCCGCCATTATGGGCCTGGACCATCTGGGCCTGGCAGTCGGCAAGCGCGCCAGCCTTGTCGTTCTCGACGCCGGCAATCCGATCGAGGCCCTGCGCCTGCGCGCCGAGCGCATCTGCGTCATAGCCAGGGGCAAGGTCGTGGCGGAAAGGACAAGGCCGGATACCAAGCTTTCCATCCCGGGCAGGCCGGCGCAGGTGAACCGCCGGCACATAACCACCTAG
- a CDS encoding ABC transporter ATP-binding protein, which produces MKRDERSMENQRLIVRLVKESFGQHKFGYGAAIVSMLVVAGTTAASAWILREITNEFVIDKRIDRVNMIALAVAGIFILKGIANFVQAYFMSRVGNAIIADRQRKIYDRILAQGIEFYHLTSSSDLITRMTNNAQAARNVLDLIVTSYVRDLVTLAALIGVMIWQQPALSLICFVVGPLAIYGVNRILKRVRKFAAMEFRSVGQIVQVMQETAIGVRVVKSFNLEGLMRKRMYKAVQDVEDRANNIAALEAVTSPVMETLAGLAIAGAVMVSGMLVLQGGQMPGNIMAFIAALLLAYEPAKRLARVRISLESGIVGVRMMFQLADAPLTLAEKPDARPLRAGPGEIRFDAVSFAYQDGPPVFEGFDLTLAPGKMTALVGPSGGGKSTILNLIMRMYDPKSGKVLLDGQDISHATLASLREKIAYVSQDTFLFAGTIMHNIRLGREGAADKEVIAAAKAANAHDFIMAQAKGYETDVGENGGLLSGGQRQRISIARAMLRDAEILLLDEATSALDAESEALFRDALQQLTEGRTTIVIAHRLSTVHQADTIVVLEGGKVVESGAHRALLNQGGLYQKLYEYQLMP; this is translated from the coding sequence CTGAAACGCGACGAACGCTCGATGGAGAACCAGCGCCTTATCGTGCGGCTGGTCAAAGAGTCCTTCGGGCAGCATAAGTTCGGATATGGCGCCGCCATTGTGTCGATGCTGGTGGTGGCCGGCACGACGGCTGCCAGCGCCTGGATCCTGCGCGAAATCACCAATGAATTCGTGATCGACAAGCGGATCGACCGCGTCAACATGATTGCCCTGGCGGTCGCCGGGATTTTCATCCTCAAGGGCATCGCCAATTTCGTCCAGGCCTATTTCATGAGCCGGGTCGGCAATGCCATCATTGCCGACCGTCAGCGCAAAATCTACGACCGCATCCTGGCGCAAGGCATCGAATTCTACCATTTGACCTCGTCGTCCGACCTGATCACCCGCATGACCAACAATGCCCAGGCGGCACGCAACGTGCTCGACCTGATCGTCACCTCCTATGTGCGCGACCTGGTGACCCTGGCTGCCCTGATTGGGGTCATGATCTGGCAGCAGCCGGCGCTGTCGCTGATCTGCTTCGTCGTCGGCCCGCTTGCCATCTATGGCGTCAACCGCATCCTGAAGCGTGTGCGCAAATTCGCCGCGATGGAGTTCCGCTCGGTCGGCCAGATCGTACAGGTGATGCAGGAAACCGCGATCGGCGTGCGCGTGGTGAAATCCTTCAACCTGGAAGGCTTGATGCGCAAGCGCATGTACAAGGCGGTGCAGGACGTCGAGGATCGAGCCAACAACATCGCTGCGCTGGAAGCGGTAACCAGCCCGGTGATGGAGACGCTGGCCGGGCTGGCGATCGCCGGCGCCGTCATGGTCAGCGGCATGCTTGTTCTGCAAGGCGGCCAGATGCCTGGAAACATCATGGCCTTCATCGCGGCGCTGCTGCTCGCCTATGAACCGGCAAAGCGCCTGGCGCGCGTTCGCATCTCGCTCGAAAGCGGCATTGTCGGCGTGCGCATGATGTTCCAACTCGCCGACGCGCCGCTGACGCTGGCCGAAAAGCCCGATGCAAGACCGCTTCGGGCCGGGCCTGGCGAAATCCGGTTCGACGCCGTCAGCTTCGCCTACCAGGATGGTCCGCCGGTGTTCGAAGGGTTCGACCTCACCCTTGCGCCCGGCAAGATGACGGCGCTGGTCGGACCGTCAGGCGGCGGCAAGTCGACGATCCTGAACCTGATCATGCGCATGTACGACCCGAAGAGCGGCAAGGTGTTGCTCGACGGCCAGGACATTTCCCATGCGACACTCGCTTCGCTCAGGGAAAAGATCGCCTATGTCAGCCAGGACACGTTCCTGTTTGCCGGCACCATCATGCACAACATCCGGCTCGGGCGAGAGGGCGCGGCCGACAAAGAGGTGATCGCCGCCGCCAAGGCCGCCAACGCTCATGACTTCATCATGGCGCAGGCGAAAGGCTATGAGACGGATGTCGGCGAGAATGGCGGCCTGCTATCCGGCGGCCAGCGCCAGCGCATCTCGATCGCGCGCGCCATGCTGCGCGACGCCGAAATCCTGCTCTTGGACGAAGCGACCAGCGCGCTCGACGCCGAATCCGAAGCGTTGTTCCGCGACGCGCTGCAGCAACTGACCGAAGGACGCACGACAATCGTCATCGCGCACCGTCTCTCGACCGTGCACCAGGCCGACACGATCGTGGTGCTGGAAGGCGGCAAGGTGGTAGAGAGCGGCGCGCACCGGGCGCTGCTCAACCAGGGCGGGCTCTATCAGAAGCTTTATGAATATCAGCTGATGCCGTAG
- the ilvD gene encoding dihydroxy-acid dehydratase, with amino-acid sequence MPAYRSRTTTHGRNMAGARGLWRATGMKDSDFGKPIIAVVNSFTQFVPGHVHLKDLGQLVAREIEKAGGVAKEFNTIAVDDGIAMGHDGMLYSLPSRELIADSVEYMVNAHCADAMVCISNCDKITPGMLMASLRLNIPTVFVSGGPMEAGKVVLAGKTQALDLVDAMVAAADDKISDEDVKVIERSACPTCGSCSGMFTANSMNCLTEALGLSLPGNGSTLATHADRKRLFVEAGHLIVDLAQRYYEQDDETALPRSIASKGAFENAMTLDIAMGGSTNTVLHILAAAHEGEVDFTMEDIDRLSRRVPVLCKVAPAKSDVHMEDVHRAGGIMAILGQLDNAGLLNRDLPTVHTASLSEALDHWDISRTTSQNVRDFFLAAPGGVPTQVAFSQDRRWDDLDLDREKGVIRSAETPFSKDGGLAVLKGNLAVDGCIVKTAGVDESILKFTGPARVFESQDASVKAILSNEIKAGDVVVIRYEGPRGGPGMQEMLYPTSYLKSKGLGKACALVTDGRFSGGTSGLSIGHASPEAAEGGVIGLVREGDTIEIDIPNRTIRLAVSDAELEARRAAMEAKGALAWKPEEKRKRKVTTALRAYAAFATSADKGAVRHVPE; translated from the coding sequence ATGCCCGCCTATCGCTCCCGCACCACCACCCATGGCCGCAACATGGCCGGCGCCCGCGGCCTCTGGCGCGCCACCGGCATGAAGGACTCGGATTTCGGCAAGCCGATCATCGCAGTGGTCAATTCCTTCACCCAGTTCGTGCCGGGCCATGTCCATTTGAAGGATCTCGGCCAGCTGGTCGCGCGCGAGATCGAGAAGGCCGGCGGCGTCGCCAAGGAATTCAACACCATCGCGGTCGATGACGGCATCGCCATGGGCCATGACGGCATGCTCTATTCGCTGCCGTCGCGCGAACTGATCGCCGATTCCGTCGAATACATGGTCAACGCCCACTGCGCCGACGCCATGGTCTGCATCTCCAATTGCGACAAGATCACGCCTGGCATGCTGATGGCCTCATTGCGCCTCAACATCCCGACCGTCTTCGTTTCCGGCGGGCCGATGGAGGCCGGCAAGGTGGTGCTGGCCGGCAAGACGCAGGCGCTCGACCTGGTTGACGCAATGGTTGCCGCTGCCGACGACAAGATCTCCGACGAGGACGTCAAGGTCATCGAGCGCTCGGCCTGTCCGACCTGCGGCTCCTGCTCGGGCATGTTCACCGCCAATTCAATGAATTGTTTGACCGAGGCGCTGGGCCTGTCGCTGCCGGGCAACGGCTCGACACTGGCCACCCACGCCGACCGCAAGCGGCTGTTCGTCGAAGCCGGCCATCTCATCGTCGATCTCGCCCAGCGCTATTACGAGCAGGATGACGAGACGGCATTGCCGCGCAGCATCGCCTCGAAGGGCGCCTTCGAAAACGCCATGACGCTCGACATTGCCATGGGCGGCTCGACCAACACCGTGCTGCACATCCTGGCCGCAGCACACGAGGGCGAAGTCGACTTCACCATGGAGGACATCGACCGGCTGTCGCGCCGCGTCCCGGTGCTTTGCAAGGTCGCGCCGGCCAAGTCAGACGTTCATATGGAAGACGTTCATCGCGCCGGCGGCATCATGGCAATCCTCGGTCAGCTCGACAATGCCGGGCTGCTCAACCGCGACCTGCCGACGGTGCACACCGCAAGCCTGAGCGAAGCCCTTGATCATTGGGACATTTCCCGCACCACAAGCCAGAATGTCCGCGATTTCTTCCTGGCCGCCCCCGGCGGTGTGCCGACTCAGGTGGCCTTCAGCCAGGACCGCCGCTGGGACGATCTTGATCTCGACCGCGAAAAAGGTGTCATCCGTTCGGCTGAGACGCCGTTCTCGAAGGATGGCGGTCTTGCCGTGCTGAAAGGCAATCTTGCGGTTGACGGCTGCATCGTAAAGACGGCCGGCGTCGATGAGTCGATCCTGAAGTTCACCGGTCCGGCACGTGTGTTCGAAAGCCAAGATGCCTCGGTCAAGGCGATCCTGTCCAACGAGATCAAGGCCGGCGACGTCGTCGTCATCCGCTATGAAGGCCCGCGCGGCGGCCCCGGCATGCAGGAGATGCTCTATCCGACCAGCTATCTGAAGTCGAAAGGCCTCGGCAAAGCTTGTGCGCTGGTCACCGACGGCCGCTTCTCCGGCGGCACGTCGGGCCTGTCGATCGGTCATGCCTCGCCGGAAGCAGCCGAAGGCGGTGTTATCGGGCTGGTAAGGGAAGGCGATACGATCGAGATCGACATCCCCAACCGCACCATCCGCTTGGCCGTCAGCGACGCCGAGCTTGAAGCGCGCCGGGCGGCAATGGAAGCCAAAGGCGCCCTGGCCTGGAAGCCCGAGGAAAAGCGCAAGCGCAAGGTGACAACGGCACTGCGCGCCTACGCCGCCTTCGCCACCAGCGCCGACAAGGGCGCGGTAAGACACGTGCCGGAGTGA